The Desulfobotulus pelophilus genome segment GATAGGTAAGGGAGCCGGCATTGCCCATATAGATATCCCCGTACACCTCGGCACCGGTAATGGATGAAACCGTATCCCTCCAGGCCTCGTTGTATACACTCTGGGGAAGGAAAATGCTGGTACGGAGCATGTCGATGTCACGGGTGGTATTGTAAAGGCCGTGGACCATTTTCATTTTACCAACACGAAGGCCCATCCAGTCTCGCCACCGGTAATCGGCAAAGGCCCAGTCAATTTCAGGATCGCCTTCTCCAAACTCGCCAAGGTTCCGGCCGAGAATCTGCAGACCCACGCGGAGCTGATCACTTACCTGGCTGCTGATATTCACCCCGAATTCATTGAAACGGGCACTTCCGTCTTCGGTTTTGGCAAAAAAGTTGTTGTTGTCACTTTTCAGGTAGCCCTGAGAGATAAAACCATGAACCGTGACACCACCAAAAAGGTCGTCACCAAATTCAACGGCCATTGCCGGAAATGCCATGCATAACAGGCCAAGCCCGAGCATGAGTCCCTTCAGCGTTTTCATAAAGCCTCCTTATACAAACAGTCTGTTAGTAAATGCGGGGGGAAAAATACTAGGGTGTAATGCCCAGAACCTTCACCTCATCCGTCCGGGTTCCTTCCGGAACAAAGCCGATGGCTCCCTGAGTGTTGGCAACGTAGGTGACCATATCACTGGCTCTGCCCATGGCCGGAGGCATCTGCCCCCTTCCTGTGAAAACCTGACGCTTCCAGTGCTGGTCAAACTGGGATGCAGACATTTTCACATAGTCAGACAGAAAACCCTCCATGGTGTCGCCCCTGAGAACGGCAAAATTGATCCGGCTGCCGTCTTCCCACCGGCTCATTTGGCCACGGTAGATACGTTCCACCTCGCTTTTGGAAATGGTGGCCACTGGCACACTGCGGTTGGCGATGATCAGGACATCTGCCAGGGCATGCCCTGTGAAGCCCGCCAAGAATAATAGGATCAGGGCTCCTATCCGTACATGCTTCATCATAATCTCCCCTTGGTGAAGTATGAAATGAACCACCCCCCATGGGCGGTTTTTGACAGCAGATTTTACAAAAATACAGGTCAGAGCCTTGCCTTGCCCATTCCTGTTTTCGTATACAAAAAAGGGCAGCCCGTAAAAGCCGCCCCTTGATGTTCCAAATGGTTTACTGGCTGAGAAGCGCAAGGGCTTCTTCATATTTTTCAGCCGTCTTCCGTATGACCTCTTCCGGAAGACGAGGTCCCGGAGCCTCTTTGTTCCACTCCAAAGTTTCAAGATAATCCCGTACAAACTGCTTATCAAAACTCTGCTGGGCTCCTCCGGGACGATAGGAGTCAACGGGCCAGAAACGGGAAGAGTCCGGAGTCAGTACCTCATCAATCAAGATGAGTTCTCCGTCCACAAAGCCGAATTCAAACTTGGTATCCGCGATGATAATTCCCCGCTGACGGGCATATTCCGATGCTTCTTTGTATATGTTCAGGCTCAGATCCCTTACCTTTTCAGCTGTTTCTCTCCCCACACGGTCAACGGCTTCTTCAAAAGTTATATTGATATCATGATCACCCACATCCGCTTTAGTCGAAGGGGTAAAAACGGGCTCGGGCAGCTGACTGGATTCCTCAAGACCTGGAGGGAGAAGAATACCGCATACGCTCTGGTCTTTTCGGTAGGATTTCCATCCGGAACCCGAAATATAACCCCGCACCACGCATTCAATGGAAAGGGGGGCTGCTTTTTTGACCCACATGCAGCGATCCCGCAGATAGTCTGCATGGGGACGGCAGACCTCAGGGAAATCATCCACATTTCCGCTGATGATATGATTCCCCACCAGTGAACGCATACGCTCAAACCAGAACAGAGAAAGCTGTGTCAGCACCCGTCCCTTTCCGGGTATGGCATCGGGCAGTACCACGTCAAAGGCAGAAAGCCGGTCGGAAGTAACCATAAGGTAGGTGTCGCCCAGATCATAGATATCCCGGACTTTCCCACTGCGAAGCAGTGCAAGCCCATGTAGTTCCGTATTGGTAAATGAAGCAGTCATAGTATTCTGGAGAATCCTTTCCGGTAAAGATCAATCAGGAAAAAAACAATGCTAAAAAGAAACGGGAAAAATATTCCCGCTGATACCTCCATTGGAAGAAATTGTCAATATTCCAACCGTACGGGGCCATGCCCCCCTCCGGTTATCCGTGTAACTGCCGGGGTTGAACATAAGCACCCCATCCAGCATACGGCATTCCGGTTCATGGGTATGGCCGAAAACAACAGCATCCACATTCTCAAAAGAGTGGCGTGCCCGCTCCATTACACCACTGCGTTCTCCCCACCCGTGGATAAGACCGATGGAAACCGGCCCTATGGGAACAATGCGGGTGACCGGGCATATCTCCCGTACCAGAGGGCCATCACAGTTGCCGCATACGGCCAGAACTTCCACATCATGAAAACAGTCGAGTACGGATGGATGGATGATATCTCCGGCATGAAGTATGAGAGATACGCTGGCAAACACTTCCTCCCGTATACGAGACAGGCCCTCATCAGCCCTTTCCAGATGGGTATCCGATAGAACGCCTATCCGGATTCCGCTGTCAGCTTCCGCTTCCATTACACTTTCCTATATATATTCTTCAAATCGTTGAATAAAAAGGGACAAAA includes the following:
- a CDS encoding phosphoribosylaminoimidazolesuccinocarboxamide synthase, translated to MTASFTNTELHGLALLRSGKVRDIYDLGDTYLMVTSDRLSAFDVVLPDAIPGKGRVLTQLSLFWFERMRSLVGNHIISGNVDDFPEVCRPHADYLRDRCMWVKKAAPLSIECVVRGYISGSGWKSYRKDQSVCGILLPPGLEESSQLPEPVFTPSTKADVGDHDINITFEEAVDRVGRETAEKVRDLSLNIYKEASEYARQRGIIIADTKFEFGFVDGELILIDEVLTPDSSRFWPVDSYRPGGAQQSFDKQFVRDYLETLEWNKEAPGPRLPEEVIRKTAEKYEEALALLSQ
- a CDS encoding metallophosphoesterase family protein, encoding MEAEADSGIRIGVLSDTHLERADEGLSRIREEVFASVSLILHAGDIIHPSVLDCFHDVEVLAVCGNCDGPLVREICPVTRIVPIGPVSIGLIHGWGERSGVMERARHSFENVDAVVFGHTHEPECRMLDGVLMFNPGSYTDNRRGAWPRTVGILTISSNGGISGNIFPVSF